In one window of Labilithrix sp. DNA:
- a CDS encoding MerR family transcriptional regulator yields MGELPPKLFFRIGEVAGLVGVEPHVLRYWEREFRSIRPTKSAKGQRVYSRKDVENLLRVRDLLYRDGFTIAGAKKRLHGAAPLSDAETYTQGAAAAGAAALDATTVSAGGAAAAGALMNAGETGDAAAIGALVDAGATARGAGATGGAGALMSAGATARGAGATGGAGALMSAGATARGDATAGSADATAHAGAASGGPGSAAGSASATARGADATVHAAA; encoded by the coding sequence ATGGGCGAACTCCCGCCGAAGCTGTTCTTCCGCATCGGTGAGGTGGCCGGGCTCGTCGGCGTCGAGCCGCACGTGCTCCGCTATTGGGAGCGCGAGTTCCGCAGCATCCGCCCGACGAAGAGCGCGAAGGGCCAACGCGTCTACTCGCGCAAGGACGTAGAGAACCTCCTCCGCGTCCGCGACCTCCTCTACCGCGACGGCTTCACCATCGCAGGCGCAAAGAAGCGCCTCCACGGCGCAGCCCCCCTCAGCGACGCAGAGACGTACACGCAGGGGGCGGCGGCGGCGGGCGCGGCGGCGTTGGACGCGACGACGGTGTCGGCAGGCGGCGCGGCGGCCGCGGGCGCGTTGATGAACGCAGGCGAGACGGGCGATGCGGCGGCCATTGGCGCGTTGGTCGACGCAGGCGCTACGGCGCGCGGCGCTGGCGCGACGGGCGGCGCGGGCGCGTTGATGAGCGCAGGCGCTACGGCGCGCGGTGCTGGCGCGACGGGCGGCGCGGGCGCGTTGATGAGCGCAGGCGCTACGGCGCGCGGCGACGCGACCGCGGGCAGCGCGGACGCTACGGCGCACGCGGGAGCGGCGAGCGGCGGCCCGGGCTCGGCGGCGGGTAGCGCGAGCGCAACCGCGCGTGGCGCAGACGCTACGGTGCACGCGGCAGC